From Ardenticatenales bacterium, one genomic window encodes:
- a CDS encoding MGMT family protein, whose translation MNFYEQVYKVVRRIPPGKVTSYGHIARMLGAPNAARAVGYALRALKDRQDDPTYEGVPWHRVINSQGRISIVNREFGAEEQAARLRAEGVVVDDAYRVDMARYAWGGLDWLEIDDLLQESA comes from the coding sequence ATGAACTTCTACGAACAGGTGTATAAGGTTGTGCGGCGTATTCCGCCGGGGAAAGTGACCAGTTATGGGCACATTGCGCGCATGTTGGGCGCACCCAACGCGGCGCGGGCGGTTGGTTATGCGCTACGGGCGCTGAAGGACAGGCAGGACGATCCCACATATGAGGGCGTGCCCTGGCATCGCGTCATTAACAGCCAGGGGCGCATTAGCATTGTCAATCGGGAATTCGGCGCGGAAGAGCAGGCAGCGCGCCTGCGGGCGGAGGGGGTGGTTGTGGATGATGCGTATCGCGTGGACATGGCGCGGTATGCCTGGGGGGGACTGGATTGGTTGGAGATTGATGATCTGCTGCAAGAATCCGCCTGA
- a CDS encoding glycosyltransferase family 2 protein, producing MKLIIQIPCHNEAETLPQVLRELPREIAGISHIETLVIDDGSSDDTAAIAAAHGVTHIVRHPRNLGLARAFQTGLETCLRLGADIIVNSDGDNQYPGRFIPDLIGPIRDREADIVIGDRQVVANPYFSPLKKRLQKFGSAVVRSVSGTDVPDTVSGFRAYSREAALRLNVLSKFSYTLETIIQAGKMGLTILSVPVVTNPPTRPSRLQRNTWHFVKAQASTILRVYAFYEPLRTFAYLAAPFVSAGIFLILRFLYYYLFTAERGVGRFSQSVTLGTGFFLVGIIVLLFGIQADIAGKHRQLTQETLYRLRKMEIAVGAPLPVDNPSPEAENNNKV from the coding sequence GTGAAACTAATCATCCAGATTCCCTGCCATAATGAAGCGGAGACTTTGCCCCAGGTTTTGAGGGAACTGCCGCGGGAGATTGCCGGCATTTCCCACATCGAAACCCTGGTCATTGACGACGGTAGCAGCGACGACACCGCCGCCATCGCCGCCGCCCACGGCGTCACGCACATCGTGCGCCATCCGCGTAACCTGGGGCTGGCCCGCGCCTTCCAGACCGGCCTGGAAACGTGCCTGCGTCTGGGCGCGGACATCATCGTCAACAGCGACGGCGATAACCAGTATCCAGGCCGCTTCATCCCCGACCTCATTGGCCCCATCCGCGACCGCGAGGCGGACATCGTCATCGGTGATCGCCAGGTTGTCGCCAATCCGTACTTCTCCCCCTTGAAAAAACGGCTGCAGAAATTTGGCAGCGCCGTCGTGCGCAGCGTCAGCGGCACGGACGTGCCGGACACCGTCAGCGGTTTCCGCGCCTACTCGCGGGAGGCGGCACTGCGGCTGAACGTCCTCAGCAAGTTTAGTTACACGTTGGAGACGATTATCCAGGCGGGGAAGATGGGGCTGACGATCCTCAGCGTGCCCGTGGTCACGAATCCGCCCACGCGCCCTTCCCGTTTGCAGCGGAATACGTGGCACTTCGTCAAGGCGCAGGCGAGTACGATCTTGCGTGTGTATGCGTTTTATGAACCACTGCGCACCTTTGCGTACCTGGCGGCTCCGTTTGTGAGTGCCGGCATTTTCCTCATCCTCCGCTTCCTTTACTACTACCTCTTCACCGCTGAACGCGGCGTAGGCCGCTTCAGTCAGTCCGTCACCCTGGGCACAGGCTTCTTTCTCGTGGGCATCATCGTGCTACTGTTCGGCATTCAGGCGGATATTGCCGGCAAACACCGCCAACTCACCCAGGAAACCCTTTACCGCCTGCGCAAAATGGAAATAGCCGTCGGCGCTCCGTTGCCAGTGGACAACCCATCACCAGAAGCAGAAAACAACAACAAGGTATGA